From a region of the Leucoraja erinacea ecotype New England chromosome 6, Leri_hhj_1, whole genome shotgun sequence genome:
- the LOC129698397 gene encoding transforming growth factor beta activator LRRC32-like, producing MKLSPTLLLVTLSGIAATFRPGDLAPCRTIEAEALCQNKSLDDIPVGLPHDIWKLDLSVNRIQKLSLENLAQYGSIQHLDLESNHLEFIQPGSFAQLPHLEVLNLAHNLLDQSKGGLGSLPRVRSLELSRNRLYTGMVEGFLQDAPSLERVSLARNSITKLSGGTFRGSPSLTHVNLTHNIIIEIESGAFQPLVNLSVLDLAMNSIPCITGFDLKQLQVLNLSRNSIEVFLMEESDEEYHLQWLDLSDNNLPSFPVFPKRNRLRHLDLSRNSIQGLSLEALSIRSECPERRLDQVLRANQTRTTPPAHLSDLVYLDLSYNEITSIPWEFFRGMKTLRFLNLSKNCLKGFVVDQPHILNSLVELDLSSNAMQNLSLASRSFHRLRYLYLQDNNLHSLPCDIFSGLSSIHFLRLQNNDINVCQGLPRHRNHLDDCMFFSGITTMRYLYLHNNNIRYLPPHAFHQTPLVELDLSMNFGIDIHPEGFSGLEVPLTYLSLGGNGLSSLSVNLSHFANLRTLDLSHNQLSEFLVTARNLSLENVDLRNNTLGGLEERSMEMLNGTLRTLQLSGNPFNCCRAAWVRWLAQVDVVDRWSVQCHYPDVSGHSLAYLFSARPGLCQDKPRDRPTWAVLILILVTSLLGFSTILACCLVHRQRVNKMILHHVKT from the exons ATGAAACTCTCGCCCACCCTCCTTCTGGTGACCTTGTCGGGCATAGCTGCGACATTTCGACCTGGAGATCTCGCTCCCTGCAGGACG ATCGAGGCAGAAGCCTTGTGCCAGAACAAGTCCCTCGACGACATTCCCGTGGGCTTACCACATGATATATGGAAGTTGGATCTCTCTGTCAACCGCATCCAGAAGCTGTCGCTGGAGAATTTGGCCCAGTATGGCTCCATCCAACACTTGGACTTGGAATCCAATCATCTGGAGTTTATTCAGCCGGGGTCCTTTGCCCAGTTACCACACTTGGAAGTGTTGAACCTTGCCCACAACCTCCTGGACCAGAGCAAGGGTGGCCTTGGGAGTTTGCCCCGCGTGAGGAGCTTGGAGTTGTCCAGGAACAGACTGTACACGGGCATGGTGGAGGGGTTCCTGCAGGACGCCCCCTCGCTCGAGCGAGTGTCCTTGGCTAGGAACAGCATCACCAAACTCTCGGGGGGCACGTTCCGAGGGAGCCCTTCGTTGACGCACGTGAACCTGACGCACAACATCATCATCGAGATAGAGTCGGGGGCGTTCCAGCCACTCGTTAATCTGTCCGTCCTCGATCTCGCCATGAACTCCATCCCCTGCATCACCGGCTTCGACCTCAAGCAGCTCCAGGTGTTGAACTTGAGTAGAAACAGCATCGAGGTCTTCCTCATGGAGGAATCCGATGAGGAGTACCACCTCCAGTGGTTGGACCTCAGTGACAACAACCTACCCTCTTTCCCGGTCTTCCCCAAGAGGAACCGGCTCAGGCACCTGGACCTGTCACGCAATTCCATCCAGGGGTTGTCCCTGGAAGCCCTCAGCATTAGGTCGGAGTGTCCCGAAAGAAGGCTGGACCAGGTCCTCCGAGCTAACCAAACGCGGACCACCCCACCGGCCCACCTCTCCGACTTGGTGTACCTGGACCTGAGCTACAACGAGATAACTTCCATCCCTTGGGAGTTCTTCCGTGGCATGAAGACCCTGCGGTTCCTCAACCTGAGCAAGAACTGCCTCAAGGGCTTTGTGGTGGACCAGCCGCACATTCTCAACTCCCTAGTGGAACTGGACCTGAGCTCCAACGCCATGCAGAACCTCTCCCTTGCCAGCCGCAGTTTCCACCGGCTCAGGTATCTCTACCTCCAGGACAACAACCTTCACAGCCTGCCTTGTGACATCTTCAGTGGCCTCTCGAGCATCCATTTCCTTCGTCTCCAAAACAACGACATCAATGTTTGCCAGGGGTTGCCCCGGCATCGCAACCACTTGGATGACTGCATGTTCTTCTCTGGGATCACCACAATGAGGTACTTGTATCTCCACAACAACAACATTAGGTATTTGCCACCTCACGCCTTCCATCAGACGCCCTTGGTAGAGTTGGATCTATCAATGAATTTCGGGATCGACATCCATCCCGAGGGATTCTCCGGTCTTGAGGTCCCGCTGACCTACTTGTCCTTGGGAGGCAACGGCCTGTCCTCACTGAGCGTCAACCTGTCTCACTTTGCCAATCTCCGGACGTTGGACTTGTCCCACAACCAGCTGAGCGAATTCCTAGTCACCGCCAGGAACCTCTCCCTGGAGAACGTCGACCTACGCAACAACACGTTGGGAGGCCTGGAGGAGAGGTCCATGGAGATGCTGAACGGGACGCTGAGGACCTTGCAGCTGTCCGGCAACCCGTTCAACTGCTGCCGGGCCGCCTGGGTGAGGTGGCTGGCCCAGGTGGATGTGGTGGACAGGTGGTCGGTGCAGTGCCACTACCCGGACGTAAGCGGGCACTCGCTGGCCTACCTGTTCAGTGCCCGACCAGGCCTCTGCCAAGACAAGCCCAGGGACCGGCCAACCTGGGCCGTCCTCATCCTGATATTGGTGACTAGTCTCCTGGGATTCTCCACCATCCTGGCCTGCTGCCTGGTCCACAGGCAACGGGTCAACAAGATGATCCTCCACCACGTCAAAACCTAG